In Fervidicoccaceae archaeon, the DNA window CCAAAGCTGCGAAGCGTCTGGGTTTGCGCGCCTTAACGCGCAGGGCCTCTAGCTCGTTGAGTACGAGGAGCAACCCTATGAGGTCCAGAACCCAGAGCGTAGAACTCGAGGAGTCTAGCTTCGACAAGACCTCGCCGAGGAGAGGAGCCAGCCCCATGGCGGCGACTCTCTCCCCGAGGCTTACGATCTCGGTTGAACCTAGCTCTACCACGGAGAAGTGCAATCCTAGAGAGAGAGCAGCAGCACCAGCGAGCGTGGCGTAGGAGTGCCTGTAACTCGGTGGAGCCTTCGCGAGCTTCTCGAGCCACCTCAGCTCGGCGGGGAATCGCGAGCTTCTCGAGAACCCCCTAACTGCGCTTAACGCAAGGTTCCGCCACGACTTCCAGGAGCTTTCGACGAGCGAGCTCCTGTCGCGCGCGAGCACTTCGAGAGCGGAGGGGAACGATGCGTAGATCGCCGGAGCAAAGTCAATGGCATAGAAGCTGTACTGCGTCCTATTGCCAAGTAAATAAATTAAACAGAAGCCAGCAAGAAAGAACTGCCAGAATAAGAACGCATCGAGGGCTGTTAACGCGGGCTCGCGCCTTGGGGCTTTTAACGCCGTAGGCAAGATGCACAGGCCGACCACGAGCACCGGGGCATAAATAAAGGGGGAAGCCCTGGCTTTCATCTCCGGTTCGAGGCTCAGGTAGAAGGGGTTCAGCCCGAGGAACCAATCGAGCGGGCTCGAGGAAGGAGGCCCCTCGGGTCTGCTCGACGTGTGCCACGCTAGCGCTCTCTGGAACTCCTCGAGGAAGTCCTCGGGGCCGAGAACGCGCAAAAGCGGAGCGGCTGTAATCAGCGCCGCGACCAGGCTGAGGCATAGAGCGCCTGCCACGATTGTCGGGCGGCCGCCGCGCAGTCTCCACGCTATATATATCGCGGGTAACGCGAAGAGGCCCGGGCCCTTCGTGGCGATCCCGAGCGCAGTCGCAAGGACCGCCAATGCGAACTTCCCTCTCACTACCGCGTAGAGAGCGAGAGCCACGAAGAACGCCAGATGTATGTCGAGCATCGCGACGGCACCCATGTTAGTCGATAGAGGATCAAGAGCCGCCGCCGCGGCAGCAAGGAGCCCGCCGAACGCCCCGAGAGCCGCGTAGCCGGTCGCGCCGGCCAAGAGCACGAGAGCGCAAGCCTCAAGCACGCTTGGTAGACGCCAACTGAGAGGTTCGTCGCCGAGAAGCGCTATCGATAGAGCAATTATGTATTTGCCGAGAGGAGGGTGCTCTAAGTTATAATAGCGGTCTATAGCGTAAGCGTCGGGAAAAGGGAATCCCGGCACGATTTTGACAGCTGGGAGACCTTCGAGGATGTCCCTCGAGTCGGGCGGAAGGGCCACGGCTATGGCCAATGCTTCCGAGTAGTCTCCCTTAACTACGCGTAGTCCGGCCGACGCCACCGCAGCTTCGATCTCCTTGAGCGCAGGACCCGAGCTCGCGAACAAAGTGTAGACCACCATTCCGTCTTCCTCGTGCTTGGGCTCTATGCCGAAGACCTCGTGGAGGATCATGCGAGCGCTAGAGACGTACCAGACCTCGTCGCTGACGTACCAATCGCTAGCGGCAGCCAATCGATAACACGCGTGAGCTTTGTAAACTGCTAGCGCCATTATCAGAACGAATGCGACGAGCTTGAGAGTGCGACTCGAGGCGCGGACCTCGGGGGGCAACGAAAGGCGCGGCACCATCGAGTCGCAACTCCGGCGCTAAGCTTGAAAACTCGAGCTCGTATTTAACGGCTATGCGCGGTGCATCGATTTGCCCAAGCCTACGCTGATCTTCACCGACGTAGACAGGACTCTGTTGGGGCCTAGAGGAGAGCTAGACTCTCTTCGGAGCCTCTTAGAGAAGCTGCGCCTCCTCGGAGTGCCCGTGATCCCTGTGACCAGCAGGACCTCGGGGGAAGTTCTGTTGCTAATGAGAAGTTTACCCTTAGGATTCGTTGGGAGAGCTCGCGTGGCCGTGGTAGAGTCGGGGGGAGCGATACTTCTTTCGAGAGAGCTCGCGTGGCTCTCCGCCAAAGCGTCGAGGAACCCTACGCTACCGTCCGACTTCGCGGAGGTCCCACTGGCGAGGCCTCTGATCGAGATCGACAAGCTACTCGACGAGCTCCTGGCCGAAGCCGATTGCGTAGACGCGATCAGGTTCAGCAAAGCCGAGGCGAGAGAGATAGCCAGGGAAACGGGGATGAAGCTCGAGGAGGCGGAGCTCGCAAAAACACGGAGATACGATGAGGCGCTAATACTTAAGGACCCTGCGTGTCGGAGGAGGTTCCGCCTGTTGGCTCTTAAGGCGGGTTTGGAAGTCCTAGAAGGAGTCAAGATAATACACGTCGGCTCAGGCATAGGGAAAGGGAGGGCTCTCGCGTTTCTGTTGAGGAACCTTCTGCTCCTGGAGAAGAAACCTCTCGTAGTCTGCCTCGGGGACTCCGAGGCCGATCGACCCATGCTTGAGAGCTGCGACGTCTCAGTTCTAGTCCCGTGGCCGGATGGGAGCTACCGTGCTGACTTGAAGAAAGCGGTCTACATCAAGAGCCCCTTCCCCGCATCGCTCGGCTGGGCGTGGACTCTCGAGAAGCTCGTTCTACCGCGGATCACGTGAGAAGGCCCGGTCCCGGCTCGGGGCCCCTGCGAGCCCTCGCGGAGCTCACGGGGGCGCCCGACGCGGTCGGCTTAACTTCTGGGATCTGACGAGTCCAGGTGTTGCCCGACCGCTATGGCCGGGCCGGGCGGATCTCTCTTCGCCGGAGAGGTCTATTAAATTTCCCGCAGCGCAGACACGTGGAGGAGATAGGCTTGGACGAAAAGCTGAAGTTCATCGAGGTAGTAGCAGCTGACATAGACGGGACCATTACGAGGGACCGAAGCGGCTACGAGCTATCAATTGAAAGCATCGCGGCATCGCGCCTCCTCCGCCTAGCCGGCTTGGACTTCGTTTTGGTGACAGCGAACAGCCTTCCCGTGGCGTTAGGGCTCGGGCGCTATCTCGGCGCCTCGGGGGTCGTCGCGGAGAACGGATGCGTCGTAGCTCGAGTCGAGCCCTCGAGTGCACGCGACGTTGTCGTCGAATGCGAAGCGAGCGCTATCGATGTAGCTCGGGAGGCTGCCCTGGCTCATCCCGAAGCGCTCAGAGAGAGCTGGCAGAACATCTATCGCGAGTGCGACGCGGCTCTCATCGCGGAGAAGAGTACCAGCCTCGGTGCAGTCGTCGAACTCGTCGAGAGGTTTCTAAAAGGTCGCGGACTCTCCGGGCGTTATAAAATCTCGGCGAGCGGCTACGCGGTGCACATCACGCCGCGCGACTGCTCGAAGGCGCTAGGTCTCAAAAAGTACTTGGAGCTCGTCGGCTTGAGCTTGGAGAATGCCATGTGCATAGCCGACAGCGCCATGGATGTGGACTTCATAGCGGCTTGCGGGGTAGCCGTAGCGGTCTCGAACTCAGATGATGAGCTGAAGAAGGTGGCCCACTGGGTTACCGATTCACCCAGTGCTCGCGGATTCCTTGAGGCAATTGAGCGGCTGATCGAATTTAAGCTGTCGGTGCTCCGACAGAGCCCCTTCGGCCGGTCGCGTTAACCTCACCTCTATCGAAGAATAGTACCTCGACCACTTCGAGAGGATCTCGTCCGCCACCTCCTCTGCCCTCTCCCTGCTTGCGAGCGCGAAGACGGAGGGGCCTGCTCCGCTCAAGTTGAAGCCTAAGGCTCCACGCTTAAGAGCTCCCTCCTTGAGCTCCCAGTAGCCGCGCACGAATTTGGCTCGGGCCTTCTCTATTGGACCTCCGCAGCTCACGGCCCTGCCGACGAGAGCCAAGTCTCCACGCCTAAGGCCCTCGACGAACGAGGCTGCGCAACTCACCATCTCGACGACCTCGCCGAGCTCTATAGAGCTCGGCAGGATGCTCCTCATTACGCCGGTCTTCCCGAGCCCCTCGCCCTCCTCATAGTCGAGGGGGTCAAGCGGAGTCGCGATCACCACTACTAGGTCCTCGGGCCAGGGCACTCTCACAGGATTTGGCCTACCCGATCTGACTTCTCCCAAGACGACGAGACCTCCGAGCAAGGCGGCTGCTACATTGTCGTAATGGGGGCTCCCGCCGAGAAGCCCCTCGAGTCTCCCGCAAAGTGCTACGAGCTTGCGGCGATCCTCCGCCGCTTCGGTGGCGTGAGCTACGAGGGAGGCAACAGCCGCTATTGTGGCAGCAGACGACCCGAGCCCTCGCGCTATCGGCACGCCCTTCTCTAAACGGAGTTTGACGAGCAGTCGAGAAAGATCGAGCCCCAGCTCTCGAGAGAGCTCTAGCAAAGAGAGATAAGCCAAATTCTTCTCACGCGACGGGAGCCCCCCGGCCCATTCGCCTCTCACTTCAAGCTCGACGCGAGGAACGTCGTTCTCAAGCAGCTCGAGACATGCCACGTCCCAGTACGCGTCCACGGCGAGCGCGGCTACGTCGAAGAGGCATCCCAAGTTCGCGATAGATGCAGGAGCTCGCGTGCAGGCGGAGAATAACTTCAAGCGAGTCTATCCTCCGCCGTGAGGTATGACTACTAGCTGGCTAAAAGCTAGGCGTCTCCTCGCAAGCTTAGCTGCGTTGCGGCGGCTCGCCGCTGACCCCTCATCACCTCTTCGGCTTCAATATCCTCGAGAAGAGAGAAACTATGTGGTCTCTAGCACTCTTCGCGCTCTCTATACTTAATCTCGCCCCAGCGGCGCGCTTGTGACCTCCTCCGCCCATCAATCGAGCTAGCGTCGAGACGTCGAACTTGTCGCTCCTCATGCTGACCCCCCTGCCATAGATGAAGACGTAGAGGTCGGCTTTCCTTTTCAGACCCTCCTCGAGGAATCTGTGGAGGTCGCTCGGATGGACCCTCTGATCAGGATACGCGAAGAGCAGCACAGTGTCGTCAAGGACCACGGTCTCCGAGGATTTAGCTGCCTCTGCGAGCAGCTTCTCGTAGTCTCTACGGATCTTCTCGTGCTTCTCTTCGGCCCAATCGGGCCAGAGTATACCATCTAGCCACGCCTCGAGGGCCCTGTACCTGAGGTCCCACCCCTCCCACCTCAACAGGACCCTCCACTTTGGCGTGAGAGGCAACTTGTTCGAGAAACTGTCATCGTCTATGGCCATTCTAACTAGGATATCGTGGAACTCGTCGAGGAGAGCCCCATGAAGGAGCTCGCGCTTGACCAACTCAGCCGTGCAACTCGCGGTGGGATCGACGACGAGCTTCACATTAGGAAGGCTCGAAGCGAGCTCTAAGAGGTCAATCGGCCACTCGTGGTGATCTATTATAACCAGGCCGCGTCCGCGGGAGCGAGCCCTCTTCAAGATCTCGCGCAGAGCCTCTGCGTCGGGGTTGAGGTCTAAAACGAAGATGCGACCTACGCCCGCCTTGAAGAGCTCTTTGACGAACTTCTCCACGCTCCCTGTGCTTGAGAGCCTTATGTTAGAGGGGTCTACGTTGAGGTAGCGGGCCACTAGCACGGCTGAGGCTAGGCCGTCGATGTCCCAATGAGATATTATGCCCTCGGGCCTCGCTGAGTCCATTCCTTGCTACCTCGAGGGGCCGAGCCCTGACGGTGACTTAGTAATAAAAGAGAGGAGCGGATATGTAAACGTAACCTAAGCCGTGGCCGAGAGTAGCTGAGCGATCGAGAAGGCGCGCGGGAGTGATGAGCGCGGGGGACTCCGGACGCTCACTAGGGCTATGACGCTTCCGGTGGTAGCCTCTGACTCGCGCGCTCGAGCGAGGCTAGTCCCGGTGAGAGCTTGCTAGACGGTGTCGCCTTGGTCGACGCGCTGGCCGTGGGAGTCGAGAGAAGGCTCAGCACGGTCGACTTCATAGGAGCGGGTCCCAGGACCGTGGCGGGGGTGCTCGAGGCCGCGGGAGTGCGCACGCTAATCGTGCCGGCAGAGGTGGTGTTTGAGAAGCCGAGAGTCCTCGAAGATTTCTCGGTTCTCTTCGTGAGCGGTATGATCACGGACCTACCTGCCGTCAAAAGAGTCATGAGAATCTGGAAGAGGCGCGGAGGGCCCATAATAGTTGGAGGCCCCATCTCGAGCGCGGGACCTCGGCTTCTCGCTCTCGGAGCCGATGTCGTCGTTTTCGGCGAGGCCGAGGGCACGCTAGTCGAGCTCCTTAACAAGACGAGCCTGCTTGAGGGTCGAGTTATTCCTGAGGAGTTAGCGGAGATACGCGGCCTGATGTTCTCGCGCGGAGGAGAGGTCTTCTTCACGGGCAGGAGGCCCCCCCTCTCTTCTCAGGAGCTCGCCTCGTTACGGCCATCGACCGAGCTGATAAGATGTTATCCGCGCTTCTGGGCCAACCGCGTCTACGTGGAGGTCACGCGGGGTTGCAGTAATGCGAGGATCTCCCCGGCCTCACTGCTGCGGGGTCGCCCCTATCCCGGTTGCGCCTACTGCGGAGTAGTAGCCACGTGGGGCCCCTCTAGGAGCATCCCTCTCGATAGAATAAAGCGAGACATCGAGGGGCTGATCGATGAGGGGGTCAGGCGCATAGTGCTTGGAGGCTCCGACTTCCTTGATTACGGGCGAGGGGATCTTCTCGAGGACCCTCGCCATCCTCCCCCTAATCTCGAGGCAGTGGGGAGGCTGCTGGAGGAGGTATTCTCCATCCCCGAGGTCGCAGTCGGCGAAGTAACCGTGATGATCGAGAACCTCAAACCGTCTACGCTCAACGAGGAGGCGGCCACGCTGCTCGGGTCGTACCTCAGGGGCACCTCAGTCAATTTGGGTATCGAGACCGGGGACGAATCGCTGTCGAAGAGCTTAGGCAGACCCTTCACCGTGGAGGAAGCCATCAGGGCGGTGAGCTTGTTGCTGCGAGAGGGCATGAAGCCCCACGTCTACTTGATCTATGGGTTGCCGGGACAGACTCGAGAATCCGTCGAGGCTACGCTCTCGCTAATCGATAAGCTCGAGGCTATGGGCGTCGAGAAGATAACTCTCTACAGATTTACGCCCTTGCCTCGCACCGGACTAGAAGACGCCGAACCAGGGAGACCCGAGGATCCTCTAAACAGAGTGCTCATAAAGAGGGTGCGCGCTTTCAACGTTAAGGCTAAGAAGAGAATGATTGGCGAGAAGCTGAATGTGATCGTAGCGGCTAAACTGAGAGGCCGTTACATCGCGTATCCCGTCAAGCACGGCCCTGTCGTAGAGATCCCAGAAAACGACTCACCCAAAGAGATCTTGGGACGCCGCGCGAAGGTCCTGATCACCGATATCGTCACGGATAGAATGCTAAGGGGTAGCGTGATTACCGTGGGAAGGCCTGTCGCGAGAGAAGACATTTGGACTCGCTTTCTCGGGAGCGAGCGCGCATCGCTCCCACCCGAACCATCAGACCGGACTCGTGAGTTGAAGAGAAGACGCCCTATTCGAGGACACGACGCGCGAACTCGCGGAGGAGTAAGGAGAACTTAAGGAGAACTAAATCATCTCGACTCTCTCGCCTCGAGGCGATAGCACTCTCACGATGTACTCTAGCTTGTTCCTCACTCTCGGGGGCTTATTCTTCCTCCCCTTGGACGGAATTTTCGGAGTCTGACTTCTCACCTTTCCAGCCTTCGTTAGAGAGCCGTGACTGGGCACGGGCTTCACCATGTGGAAGAAGGGAGAAAGAGGATTAAAAACGTCAGGAACGCCTTCCCGCCGCGCGCTTATTAGAAGGTTTCCTAGACCCTTGGAATGTAGATCTCTTCTCAGGCGGGGCGATAACGTGTGGGAGGGGGGCCGGCGACGCCAGAATTGCTAAGGCCCGGAGCTCGCGTTAGGATACGCACAAAGAAGGGGCTCACGCTCGAGGGCCTCGTCCTGCCCAGGTACGAGCTCTACTCGAAGGAACATATCACGCTGAAGCTTGACAATGGCTACAATGTGGGAGTCAAGCTCGAGGATATCGTGGAGGTGAACCCCATTGAGTCGCGCCCGAGTGTCGGTTCAGCTTACGGAGAGGTGATAGCCGAGCTGCCGAAAGTAGCGAAGGAATTGCCCGAAGTCCTCGTCGTGGGGACGGGGGGCACGATAGCGAGCAGAATAGACTACGAGACCGGCGGCGTGAAGCCAACCCTCTCTGCAGAGGAGTTGATGCGAGCTCTGCCCGAGCTCGCGGAGATAGCGCGACTCGAGACGATCTCTCTCTTTAACATACTTAGTGAGAACATGGAGCCGAGGCTCTGGAGCGAGCTAGCCGAGCGCATACTCGATGAGCTGGAGAAAGGCGATGCGGCCGGCATAGTCGTGACGCACGGGACCGACACTATGGCCTACACGGCGGCGGCTCTGAGCTTCGCGCTTCGGCGGCTCCCTGCGCCGATAGCGTTAGTGGGTGCGCAGAGAAGCAGCGACAGGCCCAGCAGCGATGCCGCCCTGAATATGCTGTCTGCTGTACTCTATGCGTTGAGCGACTTCGGCGAGGTCGCAGTAGTAATGCATGGGGAAATCGGAGATACGTACGCTCTGGCCCATAGGGGGGTCAGAGTGAGGAAGATGCACGCGAGCAGGAGAGACGCCTTCCAATCCATAGGCTCGAGGCCTCTAGCTAAGATATTCCCCCTGGAGAAGCGCGTGATGCCTCTACGCAGCGACTACGCGAGGAGAGCTCCCCGCGGCCTCTTAGAGGCTCGAACGCGATTCGAGGAGAAGGTGGCTCTCGTTAAGTATTATCCTGGCATGAGCTCAGAGCTCCTAGATTTCCTGGTGGACCGCGGATACCGGGGCGTGGTGATAGAGGGCACGGGGATGGGTCACGTCGCGGAGAGGCTCGTGCCTTCGGTGAGGAGAGCCGTAGAGCAGGGCACTGTGGTGGTCGTGGCCACGCAGTGCATCTTCGGCTCGGTCGACCTCTACGTCTATAGCACTGGGCGCAAGCTCTTAGAGGCCGGCGCTATGCCGGCCGGCAACATGCTGGCCGAGACCGCTTACGTGAAGCTCTCGTGGCTCCTTGGCAACTTAAATGACGAGAGAGAGGTGGTAGCACTCTTCCGAGAGAATCTCGTTGGCGAGTACGAACCGAGAGAGCTCACATCGTATTTCCCTCGATGGGACCACGGGTGAGAAGTCTTGGACTTCAGAGCTCTCGGTTTGAGAGTAGGGCTCGAGATACATCAACAGCTCGCCACGCGCTCAAAGCTATTCTGCAATTGTCCAACCGAAGCGCACTCCGAAGGCGCCGAGAGTTCATTTGAGCGAAGGCTCCGCCCTACTCCCAGCGAGTTGGGCGAGGTCGACGTAGCAGCGTACTTCGAGTGGAAGAGGGGCAGAATCTACGTTTACCGCGCTCCAGAGCAGTGCTCGTGCCTGGTCGAGGCCGACGAGAAGCCCCCCCACCTCCTCAATAGGGAAGCCCTGTTGGTGGCCCTGGGCGTCGCCAAGGCCCTAGGCGCTGTGCCCGTCGACGAAATACACGTCATGAGGAAGATCGTCATAGACGGCTCGAACACGACCGGCTTCCAAAGAACGGCTCTCGTGGCAATCGGCGGGAGCATAGAGGTCGGTGGCAAGAAAATCGGAATACAGACCATCTGCTTGGAGGAGGACGCGGCGAGAAAACTCGAGGAAGGAGGACGCGTAGCCCAATACTCTCTCGACAGGCTCGGCATACCTCTGGTGGAGATATCCACGGCTCCTGACATAGAGACCCCAGAGGAGGCTGAAGAGGTCGCCCTGAAGCTTGGGCAGCTCTTAAGATTGACCGGGCGCGTCAGGCGAGGGATAGGCACGATAAGACAGGACCTCAATGTGTCCTTACGAAATGGAGCTAAGGTAGAGATCAAGGGGGTCCAAGAACTTAGGCTCCTCTCTAAAGTCGTTCGCAACGAGGCGCTGAGGCAGAAGAAGCTCTTGGAGATAAGAGAAGAACTCGAGAGGAGAGGGCTCTCGGTCAACGATTTGAAATACGAGCCCGTCGATCTCACGGAAGCTCTTAGGTTGAGCGGGAGCAAGCTCGTTAAGAGGCTTCTATCTGGCGATGGAGTTAGAGCGTTCGGCCTGAGACTCCCTAAAATGAGGGGGATACTAGGCGTGGAGATTCAGCCGGGGAAGAGATTCGGGGCCGAGGTGGCCGACTACGTTAGGTTCTGGAGCGGAGCTGGCGGGTTATTGCATCGAGACGAGTTACCGGGCTACGGAATAAGCGAGGAGGATGTGCGGAGACTTTGCAAGGCTCTGGGGGCCTCCGAAGAAGACTCCTTCGTCGTGGTGATAGATGAGGCGTGGAGGGCCCTCGAGGGCTTGAGAGCGGCGCTCGAGCGCCTGAGGATGGCTTTCGAGGGAGTCCCGCGCGAGACGAGAATGGCAGAGCCGGACGGCACGACGCGCTACATGAGACCTCAGCCGGGAGCTGCCAGGATGTACCCGGAGACCGATGTGCCTCCTATAGTCGTCACGGAAGAGCTCCTGAGAGAGGCCGAGAAGTACAAGCCCGTCGACCCCGGCGTTAAGCTGAGAGAGCTCGTCGAGCTCTATGGACTGAGCTGGCAATTAGCGGAGCAGCTCCTGCTCGACGAGAACCTACAACTCGCGGAGGAGCTCATGAGGATGTTCAGAGGCAGAGTCGATCCTACTCTCGTGGCTGCTATGTTCGTCAACACTCTCAGGGCACTCCGAAGAGAGGGCGTTCCCGTAGACTCTCTAGAGGTCAAGCACTACGTAGAAGCCCTCGAGCTCGTCGCGAGCGGCAAGATCGCTAAGGAGGCTCTGCCAATGCTTCTCGAGGCCCTCGCCAGGAGCCCCGGGCGCAGAGCCGAGGACGTAGCGTCCGAGCTCGGATTGAAGGCCCTATCGTTCGAGGAACTCGAGCGACTGGTCGATAGAGTAATCGAGGAGAACTTAAGCCTTATCATAGAGCGTGGAGAAGCTAGCGCTAAACTCGTAATAGGCAAAGTGATGACTCTGGCTAGGGGCAGAGCCGACGGCAAGATCGTAGCCGAGCTCGTCAGGAGCAGAATTGCGCGCATCGCTGATTCCAGATCTCGAGCTGCCTAGTGTCTGATTAAGCGCATCAGCCAAATGCCTTCTCATCAAGAGTTATTTTCAGTGACGGGAGTACTCTTCATCTGCGCAGCTCCCGAGGAGTAGCACAATAATTTATTCCGGAGCTCCCTAAAAGGCTCGCGCGAGTCGTGCTCGAGCGGTGTCACGAGCTTGGGCAAGCTCTTCCTGCTACACCATGTCGTGGGGACGTTCCTGCTAGACGAGCGAGGAGAGATAGTAAAGGGTTTCCTAGCCGTTAAGGACATTGATGAGAACGTCGAGCAGAATCTGAAACTAGAGAGCGGGTCGGATGAGCTCCCCGCCTCGCTCTCGAGAGTTTTCGAGGAGCTTAGCGCAGATTCGACGTATGTCGTAGAGACAGAGCAGTTAGCTAGACTGCTTTCGAGGCGTGGCGCAGCGGGAGTAGAGGTTGACAGAGGCGCTGAGCCTTTCAGGAGGTTCCGCGAGCGCGTCGCAGATATCGCGGTGGAGCTCGGGTTCGTGAGAAGCAGAGAAGAATATTACGAGTACATGAGGGCTTTCCTAACGGAGCTCGCGCGAAGAAAGCTACGAGCTGCGGCTAGAAGGAGAGACCTGCTAGCTGCTCAGAGCATAAGGGCTATCGATGACCTCGATAAGACGTTCAATCTCTTCGCCACTAGGCTGAGAGAGTGGTATGGTGTGCACTTCCCGGAACTTGATGAGCACATTCCTAAGCACGAGCAGTACATAGAGCTCGTTTACGAGCTAGGACATCGCGAGAACTTCACGATCGAAAAGCTCGAGAGGCTTGGCGTGCCGAGATCGAAGGCCGAGAAGATAGCAGAGGCGGCTCGAAACAGCATAGGAGCGGACCTAAGCGACTTTGACATAGAGCCGATAAAGGTCATGGCTGAGATAGCTCTCACGATGTATAATCTACGTCAGCGCCTGGCGGACTACGTCGAAGCCGTTATGAGAGAAGTAGCCCCGAACGTCACGGCGCTGGTGGGAGGGCTGCTCGGCGCCAGATTAATAAGCTTGGCCGGAAGCCTCGAGGATCTCGCGAAGCTTCCGGCCAGCACTATTCAGGTCCTCGGCGCGGAGAAGGCACTCTTCCGGGCCTTGAGGACAGGCACAAAGCCACCAAAGCATGGCGTGATCTTCCAATATCCCGAGATCCACAGGAGCCCGAGGTGGCAAAGGGGAAAAATAGCCAGAGCTCTCGCCGGCAAGCTCTCCATAGCAGCCAAGGTCGACGCATTTACGGGTAGGCTCGTCGGCGAGAAGCTTGTTGAGGACCTGAAGAAGAGGATCGAGGAGATCAAGCGGCTCTACCCGAAACCCCCACTCAAGAAGGAGGTCGCAGGACCTCTGCCTCCTAAGAAGGAGAAGGAAAAGAAGAGAGAGACAAGAAGACCGCGTAGGTGAGATCGCGTGAGCCTCCCCGTGAGGGTCTCAGAGCACCCGCTCAATAGGCACATATACGTTGTGGAGTTGGAAGACGGTAGCTCGAAGCTGGCTACGCTCAATATGGTTCCTGGTAAGAGAGTCTACGGCGAGAAGCTCTACAACATCGCCGGCAACGAGTATAGAGAGTGGGTTCCGTATAGGAGCAAGCTCGCGGCTGCTATACTCCGCGGCATAAGGAGCGTTCCGCTGAGAGAGGGCGACAAGGTCCTTTACTTGGGAGCGGCAGCTGGCACCACGGTGAGTCACGTAAGTGACGTGGTCGGCAAGAGCGGGAGAGTCTACGGCGTGGAGTTCGCCCCTAGAGTAATGAGAGATTTCCTGCTCGTAGTGCGTGATAGAAGCAACGTGCTCCCCATATTCGCTGATGCGAGAAAGCCGTGGGAGTATGCGCATCTCCTAGAGCTCGTCGATGTCCTCTACGTGGATGTAGCACAGCCCGAACAGGCCTCTCTGACCGCAGACAACGCTCACCACTTCTTGAAGCCCGGCGGTAAATTGTTCTTCGCTATAAAGGCGAGGAGCATAGATGTGACGCAGGAGCCGACGGAGGTCTATAAGCGCGAGATCGATACGCTGAAGCGCGGAGGCTTCGAGATAATCGACGTGGTTCACTTAGAGCCTTACGACAAGGACCACGCCATGGTCCTCGCGGAGTATCGGGGATGAGCTCACACGGTTTTAGGGACCGGGGGGAGGCGGGCGAAGTCGAGGCTTCCGTTCGCGAATACAAATATCTCGAGTTGCTTTTTGCTCATGAGTCTAGGAACTTATTCGCGGAGCCTCTGAAGAGGAGGCCCCTGAGCGAGCTCAGCGGGGACGAGGACGTGGTCGTACCCCTCGACAACGGCTCCCAGCTGTTGATCTCGAGACACGAGGTGAGAGCACTCAAGCTCAGAGTGCCCAAGTATCTACACGCGAAGCTCACATTACCTCTACATCTAAAATTAATTAGTACTCATCCTCTC includes these proteins:
- a CDS encoding glycosyltransferase family 39 protein, giving the protein MPPEVRASSRTLKLVAFVLIMALAVYKAHACYRLAAASDWYVSDEVWYVSSARMILHEVFGIEPKHEEDGMVVYTLFASSGPALKEIEAAVASAGLRVVKGDYSEALAIAVALPPDSRDILEGLPAVKIVPGFPFPDAYAIDRYYNLEHPPLGKYIIALSIALLGDEPLSWRLPSVLEACALVLLAGATGYAALGAFGGLLAAAAAALDPLSTNMGAVAMLDIHLAFFVALALYAVVRGKFALAVLATALGIATKGPGLFALPAIYIAWRLRGGRPTIVAGALCLSLVAALITAAPLLRVLGPEDFLEEFQRALAWHTSSRPEGPPSSSPLDWFLGLNPFYLSLEPEMKARASPFIYAPVLVVGLCILPTALKAPRREPALTALDAFLFWQFFLAGFCLIYLLGNRTQYSFYAIDFAPAIYASFPSALEVLARDRSSLVESSWKSWRNLALSAVRGFSRSSRFPAELRWLEKLAKAPPSYRHSYATLAGAAALSLGLHFSVVELGSTEIVSLGERVAAMGLAPLLGEVLSKLDSSSSTLWVLDLIGLLLVLNELEALRVKARKPRRFAALVPLLSLVLYSVHDGSLFSTALSLAALNLALEGCPIRSGALMGLAANSPAAAIAAAILGMLKRDFKFLAAFVSSFLCINLFPSIAWSDKAEAISSLLLQPQTPGVASIVASLGVIGSLVFLIASALVPYALARRGGLGPAEGFYVAFASAYALSLNTLPQWLLLVLPAGALLGARELAALWAADAINALILPAWWKGAELQRFLFKFAPSSPLDPLSLPTLLSLLRSLCLLAFSARAVYQSEMRRELSQGGA
- a CDS encoding homoserine kinase, whose product is MKLFSACTRAPASIANLGCLFDVAALAVDAYWDVACLELLENDVPRVELEVRGEWAGGLPSREKNLAYLSLLELSRELGLDLSRLLVKLRLEKGVPIARGLGSSAATIAAVASLVAHATEAAEDRRKLVALCGRLEGLLGGSPHYDNVAAALLGGLVVLGEVRSGRPNPVRVPWPEDLVVVIATPLDPLDYEEGEGLGKTGVMRSILPSSIELGEVVEMVSCAASFVEGLRRGDLALVGRAVSCGGPIEKARAKFVRGYWELKEGALKRGALGFNLSGAGPSVFALASRERAEEVADEILSKWSRYYSSIEVRLTRPAEGALSEHRQLKFDQPLNCLKESASTG
- a CDS encoding HAD-IIB family hydrolase, which gives rise to MPKPTLIFTDVDRTLLGPRGELDSLRSLLEKLRLLGVPVIPVTSRTSGEVLLLMRSLPLGFVGRARVAVVESGGAILLSRELAWLSAKASRNPTLPSDFAEVPLARPLIEIDKLLDELLAEADCVDAIRFSKAEAREIARETGMKLEEAELAKTRRYDEALILKDPACRRRFRLLALKAGLEVLEGVKIIHVGSGIGKGRALAFLLRNLLLLEKKPLVVCLGDSEADRPMLESCDVSVLVPWPDGSYRADLKKAVYIKSPFPASLGWAWTLEKLVLPRIT
- a CDS encoding DHHA1 domain-containing protein, with amino-acid sequence MDSARPEGIISHWDIDGLASAVLVARYLNVDPSNIRLSSTGSVEKFVKELFKAGVGRIFVLDLNPDAEALREILKRARSRGRGLVIIDHHEWPIDLLELASSLPNVKLVVDPTASCTAELVKRELLHGALLDEFHDILVRMAIDDDSFSNKLPLTPKWRVLLRWEGWDLRYRALEAWLDGILWPDWAEEKHEKIRRDYEKLLAEAAKSSETVVLDDTVLLFAYPDQRVHPSDLHRFLEEGLKRKADLYVFIYGRGVSMRSDKFDVSTLARLMGGGGHKRAAGARLSIESAKSARDHIVSLFSRILKPKR
- a CDS encoding HAD hydrolase family protein; translated protein: MDEKLKFIEVVAADIDGTITRDRSGYELSIESIAASRLLRLAGLDFVLVTANSLPVALGLGRYLGASGVVAENGCVVARVEPSSARDVVVECEASAIDVAREAALAHPEALRESWQNIYRECDAALIAEKSTSLGAVVELVERFLKGRGLSGRYKISASGYAVHITPRDCSKALGLKKYLELVGLSLENAMCIADSAMDVDFIAACGVAVAVSNSDDELKKVAHWVTDSPSARGFLEAIERLIEFKLSVLRQSPFGRSR